The Mesobacillus jeotgali genome window below encodes:
- the gap gene encoding type I glyceraldehyde-3-phosphate dehydrogenase produces MAVKVGINGFGRIGRVVFRAALKNPNVEVVAVNDLTDANMLAHLLKYDTVHGTLNEEVTVDGDYLVVAGQKVKVLAERDPAQLGWGDLGVEVVVESTGRFTKRADAAKHLEAGAKKVIISAPASDEDITIVMGVNDDKYDAANHHVISNASCTTNCLAPFAKVLNDNFGIKRGMMTTVHSYTNDQQILDLPHKDYRRARAAAENIIPTTTGAAKAVSLVLPELKGKLNGGAMRVPTPNVSLVDLVAELDKDVTVEEINAAFKKASEGELKGILGYSEEPLVSSDYNGNAYSSTIDALSTMVMEGSMVKVISWYDNESGYSNRVVDLVDFIAKKGL; encoded by the coding sequence ATGGCAGTAAAAGTTGGTATTAACGGATTTGGAAGAATTGGACGCGTAGTTTTCCGCGCAGCATTGAAGAACCCTAATGTGGAAGTAGTAGCAGTTAACGATTTAACTGATGCAAACATGCTTGCTCACCTTTTAAAATATGACACAGTTCACGGAACTTTGAACGAAGAAGTAACTGTTGACGGCGACTATCTTGTAGTTGCAGGACAGAAGGTTAAAGTTTTAGCTGAAAGAGATCCAGCACAACTTGGCTGGGGCGACCTTGGCGTAGAAGTAGTCGTAGAATCTACAGGACGTTTCACTAAGCGCGCTGACGCTGCGAAACACCTTGAAGCAGGCGCAAAGAAAGTTATCATTTCTGCTCCAGCATCTGACGAAGATATCACAATCGTTATGGGTGTTAACGACGACAAGTACGATGCAGCTAACCACCACGTAATTTCAAATGCATCTTGTACAACAAACTGCTTGGCTCCATTCGCGAAAGTCTTGAACGACAATTTCGGAATCAAGCGCGGTATGATGACAACAGTTCACTCATACACAAATGACCAGCAAATTCTTGACCTTCCGCACAAAGACTACCGTCGTGCACGTGCAGCTGCGGAAAATATCATTCCTACAACTACTGGTGCTGCAAAAGCAGTTTCTCTAGTATTGCCTGAGCTTAAAGGCAAATTAAACGGTGGAGCAATGCGTGTACCAACTCCAAACGTTTCATTGGTTGACCTTGTTGCAGAGCTTGACAAAGACGTAACAGTAGAAGAAATCAACGCAGCTTTCAAGAAAGCTTCTGAAGGCGAACTTAAAGGAATCCTTGGATACAGCGAAGAGCCGCTTGTATCAAGCGACTACAACGGCAACGCATACTCTTCTACAATCGATGCACTTTCAACAATGGTTATGGAAGGCAGCATGGTAAAAGTAATCTCTTGGTATGACAATGAGTCTGGTTACTCTAACCGTGTAGTAGACCTTGTTGATTTCATCGCTAAAAAAGGTCTGTAA
- a CDS encoding sugar-binding transcriptional regulator produces the protein MDFSLIDIQKRILPDLLQVMQKRYLILQYINVMQPVGRRNLSVSLNLTERVLRSEVEFLKDQNLISMSGQGMTLTKEGKDILESLDSVMRDIMGIDRLERQLQERMGIRKVIVVPGDSDQSPWVKSELGRATAHSMKNLLQSKNIIAVTGGSTMAAVAEMLTPDFGEKDLLFVPARGGIGEDVKNQANTICAIMADNTNSRNRVFYVPDQVSSEVYKTFIKEPLIYEVWNLVKSASMVLHGIGDAITMAERRNTSPEDLHKILNGKAVGEAFGYYFNEAGEIVHKVLTIGLQMDDLRSVGDVIAVAGGASKAKAIRAYMKQAPSSTILITDEGAAKTLLQG, from the coding sequence ATGGACTTTTCGCTCATTGATATTCAAAAAAGAATATTGCCCGATTTATTGCAAGTTATGCAAAAACGATACCTCATCCTCCAATACATAAACGTGATGCAGCCAGTTGGCAGGAGAAATCTTTCAGTCAGCCTCAATTTGACTGAACGGGTTTTGCGTTCAGAGGTGGAGTTTTTGAAAGACCAGAATCTGATCTCGATGTCGGGTCAGGGAATGACACTGACTAAAGAGGGAAAAGATATACTGGAAAGTCTTGATAGTGTAATGCGGGACATTATGGGTATAGACAGACTAGAGCGCCAGCTTCAGGAGCGCATGGGGATCAGGAAAGTGATTGTTGTCCCAGGGGACAGCGATCAGTCGCCGTGGGTAAAAAGTGAGCTGGGGCGAGCGACAGCGCATAGTATGAAAAATCTTCTTCAAAGCAAAAATATAATTGCTGTGACCGGGGGATCGACTATGGCGGCTGTGGCAGAAATGTTGACACCCGATTTCGGCGAGAAGGATTTGCTGTTCGTACCAGCAAGGGGCGGAATTGGTGAGGACGTCAAGAATCAGGCAAACACGATTTGCGCGATCATGGCGGACAACACGAATTCACGCAACAGGGTCTTTTATGTGCCCGACCAGGTCAGCAGCGAAGTCTATAAAACCTTCATCAAAGAACCGCTGATTTATGAGGTTTGGAATTTAGTTAAATCAGCAAGCATGGTTTTACATGGTATTGGAGACGCTATTACAATGGCGGAACGCCGCAATACCAGCCCGGAGGATTTACATAAGATCCTCAATGGAAAAGCAGTTGGCGAGGCTTTCGGCTACTATTTCAATGAAGCCGGGGAAATCGTCCACAAAGTGCTGACGATCGGCCTCCAAATGGACGATCTCAGAAGTGTAGGGGATGTCATTGCAGTTGCCGGCGGAGCGTCAAAGGCAAAGGCAATCAGAGCCTATATGAAACAGGCACCTTCCTCAACGATCCTGATCACGGATGAGGGCGCCGCTAAAACATTGTTACAAGGGTAA
- a CDS encoding glutaredoxin family protein, producing the protein MQKTVKLYSRPRCHLCETAREILEDLQTKWRFTIEEINIDLDDALVEKYGIMIPVIELDGEELQYGIINKKFIDEAFSRKNLEFIS; encoded by the coding sequence ATGCAAAAAACAGTCAAACTATACTCACGTCCACGCTGCCATTTATGTGAGACGGCAAGGGAAATCCTCGAAGACCTACAAACCAAATGGAGATTTACAATAGAAGAGATCAATATCGACCTCGATGATGCGCTCGTCGAGAAGTACGGAATCATGATTCCAGTCATCGAATTGGACGGCGAAGAGCTGCAATACGGAATCATTAACAAAAAGTTCATAGATGAAGCGTTTTCACGAAAAAACCTAGAGTTTATAAGTTGA
- the rpoN gene encoding RNA polymerase factor sigma-54: MDLKAGLWQKQTIKLAMTQELTQAIALLQYSAQELAAFLEAKSMENPLMQVDFKNISHFDANMDRTRKTRKKTFERDQKNLIEQIGAGTSDTLEDYLLSQLNLLKATPEEKLILHELIENIDENGYLNLQKEDLVRRFCVDDEIVDCAFFKLQSLDPAGIGAKDLQECLLLQLTRQKRTPENELAIMIIRDHFLLFAEKKWKAVAKMLNVDLKDIQKVHDDIQLLNPKPGAAFQREKPAYIVPDVVVKREGNELLVSVFDALIPKVSFNEGYFQQLSGHSDPDVNRFLQEKQGDYQWIQRSLEQRKETLLKVSMKIIDKQQEFFLIGPDHLKPMTMREVADELEIHESTVSRTVREKYMQTPAGTYELKSFFTSAISTTENNQASSQKVKAAIERFIKEEDKKKPISDQKLVELLEDQEGMVVSRRTVAKYRDQLGIPSSSKRKRFY; encoded by the coding sequence ATGGATTTGAAGGCTGGTTTATGGCAAAAGCAGACAATAAAATTGGCGATGACTCAGGAACTGACCCAGGCGATTGCGCTCTTGCAATACTCCGCACAGGAGCTTGCGGCGTTTCTTGAAGCTAAATCAATGGAAAATCCCCTGATGCAAGTGGACTTTAAAAACATCTCCCATTTTGATGCAAATATGGACCGTACGCGAAAAACGAGGAAAAAGACGTTCGAACGGGACCAGAAGAATTTGATTGAACAGATTGGCGCGGGGACAAGTGATACACTTGAAGACTATCTCCTATCCCAATTAAACTTGTTAAAAGCAACACCTGAAGAGAAATTGATTTTACATGAATTGATTGAAAACATAGATGAAAACGGTTACTTGAATCTGCAAAAAGAAGACCTTGTTAGAAGGTTTTGTGTTGATGATGAAATTGTCGATTGTGCTTTTTTTAAGCTTCAGTCCCTTGATCCTGCGGGAATCGGCGCGAAAGATCTCCAGGAATGCCTGCTGCTTCAATTGACAAGGCAGAAGCGCACACCTGAAAATGAACTGGCAATTATGATTATCCGTGACCATTTCCTTCTTTTTGCCGAGAAAAAGTGGAAAGCAGTGGCGAAGATGCTGAATGTCGATTTGAAGGATATCCAAAAGGTACATGATGATATCCAGCTGCTGAACCCCAAACCCGGTGCAGCGTTCCAGCGAGAAAAGCCTGCTTACATTGTTCCGGATGTGGTTGTAAAACGGGAAGGAAATGAACTCTTGGTTAGTGTGTTCGATGCGCTGATTCCTAAAGTTTCTTTTAATGAAGGGTATTTTCAGCAGCTGTCTGGGCACAGTGATCCGGACGTCAATAGATTCCTGCAAGAAAAGCAGGGAGACTACCAGTGGATCCAGCGGAGCCTTGAACAACGGAAGGAAACTCTGCTGAAGGTATCGATGAAAATCATTGATAAACAACAGGAATTCTTTTTAATTGGGCCAGACCATCTGAAACCGATGACGATGAGGGAGGTGGCCGACGAACTCGAAATCCACGAATCGACGGTCAGCCGAACCGTCCGCGAAAAATACATGCAGACACCAGCGGGCACTTATGAATTGAAATCATTTTTCACAAGCGCGATTTCAACCACAGAGAACAACCAGGCATCTTCTCAAAAAGTAAAAGCAGCCATTGAAAGATTCATAAAAGAAGAAGATAAAAAGAAACCTATATCCGACCAAAAACTAGTCGAACTGCTCGAAGACCAAGAAGGCATGGTCGTATCAAGAAGAACCGTCGCAAAATACAGGGACCAGCTAGGCATCCCATCGTCATCGAAACGGAAGCGGTTTTATTAA